Proteins encoded within one genomic window of Hermetia illucens chromosome 2, iHerIll2.2.curated.20191125, whole genome shotgun sequence:
- the LOC119648849 gene encoding venom serine protease Bi-VSP, with translation MKFLTQFLCLFLLYDSAISQRGGRQAFLGSRCGTPDGYVGACVILPNCPSLLQLYANNGGSREVVVYLKQSQRSCGNRVIRREPVICCSQPVNNNQQSVRPNDPSFTVNPSNPFLNGQTGPQPPPPPTPQTEAPTTTTFTPPPPPPTPPPTQALEQRIGECTGPDARTGTCRSLIDCPELLSRLQANPEDASFANFLRLSNQLCNAAAPIICCPSATRTPGNEPIIPQIAPTIKPLVTVEARLLSPDEGCGQSSVAHRKIVGGTPSQKGSWPWLALLGYEGVDGITFRCGGSLVTKRHVVTAAHCIRSDLRVVRLGEHDLDIDTETRHVDVNIVRMTRHPQYNSRNGHSDIAVLYLANDVQFTDTIGPVCVPDKISFESRSLIGYTPFVAGWGRTKEGGESANLLQEVQLPILANNQCKERYRAQNRLISEDQFDEATICAGVLSGGKDTCQGDSGGPLMLPEKSSRNTFYYNLIGIVSYGIGCARAGIPGVYASVPHFSDWIKEKIAEPI, from the exons CTTTCCTTGGAAGTCGTTGTGGCACTCCAGATGGGTACGTTGGCGCGTGCGTCATCCTTCCAAATTGTCCATCCCTCCTTCAACTGTATGCCAACAACGGTGGTTCACGCGAAGTTGTCGTATATTTGAAACAATCACAAAGAAGCTGTGGTAACAGAGTTATCAGACGTGAGCCAGTG ATATGCTGCTCTCAGCCAGTAAACAATAACCAACAATCGGTCAGGCCTAATGATCCATCGTTTACAGTCAATCCCAGCAATCCCTTTCTTAATGGACAAACAGGTCCGCAGCCTCCACCTCCTCCAACACCACAAACTGAAGCACCTACAACCACGACATTTactccaccaccaccaccaccaacccCCCCTCCAACTCAAGCACTAGAGCAACGAATCGGTGAATGTACTGGTCCAGATGCCAGAACAGGGACATGTAGAA GTTTAATTGATTGCCCCGAACTTTTAAGTCGCCTCCAAGCGAACCCTGAAGACGCATCTTTCGCGAACTTCCTCCGACTCTCTAATCAACTGTGCAATGCAGCGGCACCAATTATCTGTTGTCCCAGCGCAACTAGGACTCCAGGAAACGAACCAATTATTCCACAGATAGCCCCAACTATTAAACCCCTGGTAACCGTGGAAGCCAGACTTCTTTCACCTGACGAAGGATGCGGTCAATCTAGTGTAGCACATAGGAAAATCGTTGGAGGAACCCCTTCGCAAAAAGGATCCTGGCCATGGCTTGCATTGCTCGGGTATGAAGGCGTGGATGGAATAACATTCCGATGTGGTGGCTCCTTAGTGACGAAGAGGCATGTTGTGACGGCCGCTCATTGCATTAGAAGTGATTT GAGGGTAGTTCGATTAGGTGAACACGATTTAGATATCGATACTGAGACCCGTCATGTTGATGTGAATATTGTTCGAATGACCAGACATCCTCAATATAACTCCAGAAATGGCCATAGTGACATCGCAGTTTTATATTTGGCTAACGATGTCCAATTCACAGATACAATTGGACCCGTTTGTGTTCCAGATAAAATCTCGTTTGAAAGTCGCTCACTAATTGGTTATACACCATTCGTAGCTGGTTGGGGCAGAACAAAAGAAG GTGGAGAATCCGCAAACCTCTTGCAAGAAGTTCAACTACCAATATTAGCCAACAACCAATGTAAAGAACGATACCGTGCTCAAAATCGATTAATCTCAGAGGATCAGTTTGATGAAGCAACTATATGTGCTGGTGTGCTATCAGGCGGAAAGGATACATGTCAAGGAGATTCAGGTGGACCGTTGATGCTGCCTGAG AAATCTTCTAGAAACACCTTTTACTACAACTTAATAGGGATTGTGTCCTACGGTATTGGATGCGCTCGTGCTGGAATTCCCGGAGTTTACGCCAGTGTCCCACATTTTTCAGATTGGATAAAAGAGAAAATCGCGGAACCTATTTAA